A DNA window from Camelina sativa cultivar DH55 chromosome 13, Cs, whole genome shotgun sequence contains the following coding sequences:
- the LOC104737702 gene encoding F-box protein At4g00755 — MMSTQFMDKKLGSNTGMDFVNNLDTDTSLSILSCLDDPSDIVRASAVSRSWRQFVINYNLSKNLCLKLFHQLSNVGHIVETHDESSEAGSSSVMDTRLLEKEHRAYALLARGCTSSPIQSCIADAIIASSTDNFPAESISNTLDEPDRIGETPSYWSSTGQHKTSVPETLLYRLMGDLCVITEFKVQPFQAFFQRGHPIYSSHYVRIRLGYHKNDNSPQYNNSQDKKGEPGKSSAESNYVWTYTSQEFSMAQENRLQTFELPEPVLCIGGYMLVEFLGRVQTQDLDGQYYICVSHVKVMGRSLAQSFRVENVDDCGKFGLKVLSYSDPKDMVEMDAEEDEMDAEEVEMNAEEEQNQFRGIRNLEQLLNYLHRHPLDVVDIEYVLPESDNEDAESDDEV; from the exons ATGATGTCAACACAATTTATGGATAAGAAATTAG GGTCAAACACAGGAATGGATTTCGTAAACAATCTTGATACCGACACTTCCCTCTCCATTCTTTCTTGTCTTGATGATCCTTCTGATATTGTCCGTGCTAGTGCTGTCTCACGCTCCTGGCGTCAATTTG TGATTAATTACAATCTCTCCAAGAATCTATGCTTGAAGCTGTTCCATCAGCTATCTAATGTGGGTCATATAGTAGAAACACATGATGAGTCCTCCGAAGCCGGGTCAAGCAGTGTTATGGACACACGGCTACTTGAGAAAGAGCATCGGGCTTACGCCTTATTGGCTAGAGGATGCACGTCCTCCCCTATCCAAAGCTGTATCGCTGATGCCATCATAGCTTCTAGTACTGATAACTTCCCTGCTGAAAGCATCTCAAACACACTCGACGAACCTGATCGGATTGGTGAAACCCCTTCATACTGGTCGAGTACTGGCCAACACAAAACTTCGGTGCCTGAAACGCTTCTTTACAGGTTGATGGGTGATTTGTGTGTCATTACGGAATTCAAAGTTCAGCCTTTCCAAG CTTTTTTCCAGCGCGGTCATCCGATATACTCTTCACATTATGTTCGTATCCGGTTGGGTTACCACAAGAATGACAACTCACCACAGTACAACAACTCACAGGATAAAAAAGGTGAGCCAGGAAAGAGTTCTGCTGAAAGCAACTATGTATGGACTTACACTTCACAAGAGTTTTCGATGGCTCAG GAAAATCGATTGCAGACCTTTGAGCTTCCAGAACCCGTTCTTTGCATTGGTGGGTATATGCTAGTTGAGTTTCTAGGTCGGGTTCAGACACAAGATTTGGATGGCCAATACTATATATG CGTGTCGCATGTTAAAGTGATGGGAAGATCGCTAGCACAATCATTTCGAGTGGAGAATGTGGATGACTGTGGAAAATTTGGATTGAAGGTTTTGAGTTACAGTGATCCAAAAGATATGGTTGAGATGGATGCAGAGGAGGACGAGATGGATGCAGAGGAGGTTGAGATGAATGCAGAGGAGGAGCAAAATCAGTTTAGAGGGATTAGAAACCTTGAACAGCTCTTGAATTACTTGCACAGGCATCCTCTTGATGTCGTGGACATCGAGTATGTTTTGCCTGAGTCTGACAACGAGGATGCTGAATCAGACGATGAGGTTTAA